The following are from one region of the Paenibacillus sp. JZ16 genome:
- a CDS encoding RNA ligase family protein, protein MKIKYPKTMHLPWSRGYTDDDKILRNTDHFTGQEVVITEKMDGENTTMYPGFIHARSLDSKDHPSRHYVKTLHGGIKYMIPEGYRLCGENVYAKHSLLYSALPSYFMLFSVWNELNVCLSWDETEEWAERLGLVTVPVLYRGIWDEDAAKACYTKQSDCGGEQEGYVVRLASAFAYDDFKRSVAKFVRKNHVQTDEHWLSKPIEPNQLATAE, encoded by the coding sequence ATGAAAATAAAGTATCCCAAAACGATGCATTTGCCTTGGTCCAGAGGGTATACGGATGACGATAAGATTTTACGAAACACGGACCATTTTACGGGACAGGAGGTCGTCATTACCGAGAAAATGGACGGGGAGAACACCACGATGTACCCCGGTTTCATTCATGCGAGATCGCTGGACAGCAAGGATCATCCTTCCCGTCATTATGTGAAGACGCTGCATGGGGGCATCAAGTATATGATTCCGGAGGGTTATCGTCTCTGCGGGGAAAACGTATATGCCAAGCATTCGCTTTTGTATTCGGCGCTGCCGTCCTACTTCATGCTGTTCTCCGTATGGAATGAGTTGAATGTGTGCCTGTCATGGGATGAGACGGAGGAATGGGCGGAACGTCTGGGGCTGGTCACGGTTCCTGTCTTGTACCGGGGAATCTGGGACGAGGATGCTGCCAAGGCTTGTTATACGAAGCAGTCAGACTGCGGCGGGGAGCAGGAAGGTTATGTGGTTCGGCTGGCTTCCGCATTTGCATATGACGACTTTAAGCGCAGCGTTGCCAAGTTCGTTCGCAAGAATCACGTACAAACCGACGAACATTGGCTAAGCAAACCGATCGAACCGAATCAATTGGCAACTGCGGAATAG
- a CDS encoding DUF4181 domain-containing protein produces the protein MRDTPVHKWYLLGSWALLIPILILIWTMDRSRPNPIWPFLLSVIFCFRGYMEWKYMRESRHHQVSILLASVSLFFTGLMIFILLLKY, from the coding sequence ATGCGTGATACACCGGTGCATAAATGGTATCTTCTGGGCTCATGGGCTTTATTAATTCCGATACTCATCCTTATATGGACGATGGATAGGAGCAGACCCAATCCCATATGGCCGTTCTTATTATCCGTAATCTTCTGCTTTCGCGGATATATGGAGTGGAAATACATGCGTGAAAGCAGGCACCATCAAGTTTCAATCCTATTGGCTTCAGTTTCGCTTTTCTTCACAGGATTGATGATATTCATTCTCTTATTAAAATATTAA
- a CDS encoding DUF1569 domain-containing protein, whose product MNNMFNHVDMTQILNRIDTLSDQSQPLWGKMDAAHMLSHCSAFQDIAMGITNPPRGWLGRLVGNLAKPVFYNEKPLPRNMSTIPDILIADPREFETEKEQLKEKIVAFQKNGPEKCTTHPHAFFGKLTPEQWGRGLYKHLDHHLKQFGV is encoded by the coding sequence ATGAATAATATGTTCAATCATGTAGATATGACTCAAATCTTAAACCGAATCGACACATTAAGCGATCAATCACAACCGTTATGGGGAAAAATGGATGCTGCCCACATGCTGTCTCACTGCTCCGCGTTCCAAGATATCGCCATGGGCATCACAAACCCGCCAAGAGGTTGGTTAGGCAGGTTGGTCGGGAATCTTGCGAAGCCTGTGTTTTATAATGAAAAACCGTTACCCCGCAATATGTCTACGATTCCGGATATTTTGATTGCGGATCCAAGGGAATTTGAAACGGAAAAAGAACAATTGAAAGAAAAAATAGTAGCATTCCAAAAGAACGGACCTGAGAAATGTACCACGCATCCTCATGCATTCTTCGGTAAATTGACTCCGGAGCAATGGGGGAGGGGATTATACAAGCATCTGGACCATCACTTGAAACAGTTTGGTGTTTAA